Proteins co-encoded in one Halostella limicola genomic window:
- a CDS encoding sulfatase, producing the protein MSSLPNVVWVTMESTRADHTSMGGHDRDTTPNLRRIANRSDGAAFDGCFSHGVWTLTSSASILTGTYPSHHGVGMGSEAVPDALPTVPELLRDAGYRTACLSPNSHLSSATALDRGFDRFAWVSKSTLPDLVDVRTALRYLRNLRSNGGGLTLDARKHNFGFMMNEVAKQWVDEFADEDDPFFLYLHHGGPHRPYSPPKQYREAFTEDLPMSADEAQAIAFDHHENLFEHVADGCEFDDAEWAAIKALYDAEIAHTDELVGDLFDFVRSHDVGDTVFVVTADHGELFGEQGMLAHQVVVDDAVTHVPLVVHGLDGVEDYDGEMVQHADVMRTVLESVGADADSLQGIDLREETRDRSIVQRGAERPANNLERIAGNNPAFDASAYRTGHVHALRSPEFKYVRGDDGSALYALPDEERDATDEHLDVAADMDAELSEWLETDGQPIESGRTEGEFTDEMKDQLSDLGYLVE; encoded by the coding sequence GGGCGGCGTTCGACGGCTGCTTCTCGCACGGCGTCTGGACGCTCACGTCGAGCGCGTCGATCCTCACCGGGACCTACCCCTCCCACCACGGCGTCGGGATGGGGAGCGAGGCCGTCCCCGACGCCCTGCCGACGGTGCCCGAACTCCTGCGGGACGCCGGCTACCGCACCGCCTGTCTCTCCCCCAACTCCCATCTCAGTTCCGCGACGGCCCTCGACCGCGGCTTCGACCGCTTCGCCTGGGTCAGCAAGTCGACGCTCCCCGACCTCGTCGACGTGCGCACTGCGTTGCGCTACCTCCGAAACCTCCGGTCGAACGGCGGCGGCCTGACGCTCGACGCCCGCAAGCACAACTTCGGGTTCATGATGAACGAGGTGGCGAAGCAGTGGGTCGACGAGTTCGCCGACGAGGACGACCCCTTCTTCCTCTACCTCCACCACGGCGGCCCGCACCGGCCCTACTCGCCGCCGAAGCAGTACCGCGAGGCGTTCACGGAGGACCTGCCGATGTCCGCGGACGAGGCCCAGGCGATCGCCTTCGACCACCACGAGAACCTGTTCGAACACGTCGCCGACGGCTGCGAGTTCGACGACGCCGAGTGGGCCGCGATCAAGGCCCTCTACGACGCCGAGATCGCTCACACGGACGAACTCGTCGGCGACCTGTTCGACTTCGTCCGGTCGCACGACGTCGGCGACACCGTCTTCGTCGTGACGGCGGACCACGGCGAACTGTTCGGCGAGCAGGGGATGCTCGCACACCAGGTCGTCGTCGACGACGCCGTGACGCACGTCCCGCTCGTCGTGCACGGGCTGGACGGCGTCGAGGACTACGACGGCGAGATGGTCCAGCACGCCGACGTGATGCGGACGGTCCTCGAGTCGGTCGGCGCGGACGCCGACAGCCTCCAGGGGATCGACCTGCGCGAGGAGACGCGGGACCGCAGCATCGTCCAGCGCGGCGCGGAGCGCCCGGCGAACAACCTCGAACGGATCGCCGGCAACAACCCCGCCTTCGACGCGTCCGCCTACCGCACCGGCCACGTCCACGCGCTCCGCTCGCCCGAGTTCAAGTACGTCCGGGGGGATGACGGGAGCGCGCTGTACGCGCTCCCAGACGAGGAGCGCGACGCGACCGACGAGCATCTGGACGTCGCCGCCGACATGGACGCGGAACTTTCCGAGTGGCTCGAAACGGACGGCCAGCCGATCGAGTCGGGCCGAACGGAGGGCGAGTTCACCGACGAGATGAAGGACCAGCTCTCCGATCTGGGCTACCTCGTCGAATAA
- a CDS encoding flippase, with protein sequence MAVKDSDISTLLSSASLVFAGAVLGSASKLIERIIVARTLSPEAYGEVSIALTVLTFSVTMAMVGFNQGVPRYVSRFDDEKDVRGVWVTGLLVPGLVSLLVVAGLVLNAEWIVSRFFEGMGSVELLILFVLAIPFTVGSLVGIGTIRGLENTIYKTYAQDLFHPGVRIALLVALLGVGMGIDAVGYAYLLTAIGFFVFTHVLLNRLIPLVGEFETHVTEMVKFSAPLVISTVLARLLTKTDTLMMGYFRTSFEVGQYSAAFPLANGMVIILSAFGFIYLPLASRLDANGEREEIDAIYKLTTKWIFVITFPLFVTLLLFPADVLGAIFGAEYRQAALPLAILSLGFFTNAAGGRNRETLSALGYTGFILLTNAIAFALNFALNLLLIPQYGAEGAAVASAASYVTLNLTVIVILAAKFDISPFSPWSVRTFVVLPAAVLPVAALLSQWVSLSALTLLPFMAVVGIASVYLAAVTGCLQPEDEIPLDLVEDRLGITLPYLRRFIPDE encoded by the coding sequence GTGGCCGTGAAAGACAGCGACATCTCGACGTTGCTGTCGAGCGCCAGCCTCGTGTTCGCCGGCGCCGTCCTCGGGTCGGCGTCGAAGCTCATCGAGCGGATCATCGTCGCCCGGACGCTCTCGCCGGAGGCCTACGGCGAGGTGAGCATCGCTCTCACGGTGCTGACGTTCAGCGTCACGATGGCGATGGTGGGGTTCAACCAGGGCGTCCCCCGCTACGTCTCGCGGTTCGACGACGAGAAGGACGTCCGCGGCGTCTGGGTGACGGGGCTGCTCGTTCCGGGACTGGTCAGCCTCCTCGTCGTGGCGGGGCTGGTGCTCAACGCGGAGTGGATCGTCAGCCGGTTCTTCGAGGGGATGGGGTCGGTGGAACTGCTGATCCTGTTCGTCCTCGCGATCCCCTTCACCGTCGGGTCGCTGGTCGGGATCGGAACGATCCGCGGACTCGAGAACACGATCTACAAGACGTACGCGCAGGACCTGTTCCACCCCGGCGTGCGGATCGCCCTGCTCGTCGCCCTGCTCGGCGTCGGGATGGGGATCGACGCCGTCGGCTACGCGTACCTCCTCACCGCTATCGGCTTCTTCGTCTTCACGCACGTCCTGTTGAACCGGCTCATACCGCTGGTCGGCGAATTCGAGACCCACGTGACGGAGATGGTGAAGTTCTCCGCGCCGCTGGTCATCTCGACCGTGCTCGCGCGCCTGTTGACGAAGACGGACACGCTGATGATGGGGTACTTCCGCACGTCGTTCGAGGTCGGGCAGTACAGCGCGGCGTTCCCGCTCGCGAACGGGATGGTGATCATCCTCTCGGCGTTCGGGTTCATCTACCTCCCGCTGGCGTCCCGCCTCGACGCCAACGGCGAGCGCGAGGAGATCGACGCGATCTACAAGCTCACGACGAAGTGGATCTTCGTCATCACCTTCCCGCTTTTCGTCACGCTCCTGCTGTTCCCGGCGGACGTCCTCGGCGCCATCTTCGGGGCGGAGTACCGGCAGGCGGCGCTGCCGCTCGCCATCCTCTCGCTCGGCTTCTTCACCAACGCCGCGGGCGGGCGCAACCGGGAGACGCTGTCGGCGCTCGGCTACACGGGCTTCATCCTGCTCACGAACGCCATCGCGTTCGCGCTCAACTTCGCGCTGAACCTCCTGCTCATCCCGCAGTACGGCGCTGAGGGCGCGGCGGTGGCGTCGGCGGCCTCGTACGTGACCCTGAACCTGACCGTCATCGTCATCCTCGCGGCGAAGTTCGACATCTCGCCGTTCTCCCCGTGGTCCGTCCGGACGTTCGTCGTCCTCCCGGCCGCCGTCCTCCCGGTCGCCGCGCTCCTCTCGCAGTGGGTGTCGCTGAGCGCGCTGACGCTGCTGCCGTTCATGGCCGTCGTCGGGATCGCCTCCGTCTACCTCGCCGCCGTCACCGGCTGTCTCCAGCCGGAGGACGAGATCCCTCTCGACCTCGTCGAAGATCGGCTCGGGATCACGCTCCCGTACCTGCGGCGGTTCATCCCCGACGAGTGA
- a CDS encoding asparagine synthase-related protein, giving the protein MTGVAGGRITGESLDEMVDSMCHEEWYGREQFEDGRYGLGLLYHGEKDPGGHTVWRDDGKAGVIHGAVSNLDDLGMSEGDLFEALLDRPASVLREVDGPFVIAAVDPDADAAVVATDKIGSRQCYYSTEDGFLFGSEVKSVLTQLGEATVDEQGVSDLLTIGHMWGEKTLVEEVSAVPPGTVLEYRDGNVTRERYWEFDFGESTSDQYVEEMVRKYRATIDDMSKTMDGTVGLWLSGGLDSRSMASELRRNSDSLVTFTYDANPAGGGNPELARRVAGNLGVENVEIELTPEHFLDTVEKSVGIVDGMVAWNMFLNLSSTYNVPPERADLLLEASGQGGLLGYDVWEPYLQRSESPEEALYQSDHLTDKETAQRLLDFDVDPLDSYRDEVARSTESSFRNRVLDSYYRNFYSRGDFASNRIAQTQFGTRVPFAHGEFLDHITDMPSKYRTRAVPFTGGKVPYGTAPLKLELQRALNHGLEDIPYERTKVAPSRPLWQHAAGFVISKSYDRLKSKTTYGGKTMIGEWYRNHDEFREYLDGLIADAADRPFFDEDVLRELQYDLLRAEGSMSPLASVTTLEIWLQEHVDA; this is encoded by the coding sequence ATGACTGGTGTGGCTGGCGGCCGTATCACTGGCGAGAGCCTGGACGAGATGGTCGACTCGATGTGCCACGAGGAGTGGTACGGCAGAGAGCAGTTCGAGGACGGCCGCTACGGTCTCGGATTACTGTATCACGGCGAGAAAGACCCCGGCGGACACACGGTCTGGCGGGACGACGGCAAGGCCGGGGTGATCCACGGTGCCGTATCGAACCTGGACGACCTCGGGATGAGCGAGGGCGATCTCTTCGAAGCGCTGCTCGACCGCCCGGCCTCCGTCCTGCGAGAGGTCGACGGCCCCTTCGTGATCGCCGCCGTCGATCCCGACGCGGACGCGGCAGTCGTGGCGACGGACAAGATCGGAAGCCGGCAGTGTTACTACTCCACCGAGGACGGCTTCCTGTTCGGCTCCGAGGTGAAGTCGGTTCTCACGCAACTGGGCGAGGCGACCGTCGACGAGCAGGGGGTCAGCGACCTGCTGACGATCGGTCACATGTGGGGCGAGAAGACGCTCGTCGAGGAGGTCAGCGCGGTCCCGCCGGGGACGGTGCTCGAGTACCGCGACGGCAACGTCACCAGGGAGCGCTACTGGGAGTTCGACTTCGGCGAGTCGACGAGCGACCAGTACGTCGAGGAGATGGTGCGGAAGTACCGGGCGACCATCGACGACATGTCGAAGACGATGGACGGGACCGTCGGGCTGTGGCTCTCGGGCGGCCTCGACAGCCGGTCGATGGCCTCGGAACTGCGGCGCAACTCCGACTCCCTGGTGACGTTCACGTACGACGCCAACCCGGCCGGCGGCGGCAACCCCGAACTCGCGCGCCGCGTCGCCGGAAACCTCGGCGTCGAGAACGTCGAGATCGAGCTGACGCCGGAGCACTTCCTCGACACCGTCGAGAAGAGCGTCGGCATCGTCGACGGGATGGTCGCGTGGAACATGTTCCTGAACCTCTCCTCCACGTACAACGTGCCGCCCGAGCGCGCCGACCTCCTGCTCGAGGCGTCGGGCCAGGGCGGCCTGCTCGGCTACGACGTGTGGGAGCCGTACCTCCAGCGGAGCGAGTCCCCAGAGGAGGCGCTGTACCAGAGCGACCACCTGACCGACAAGGAGACGGCCCAGCGCCTCCTCGACTTCGACGTCGATCCGCTCGACTCCTACCGGGACGAGGTCGCGAGAAGCACCGAGAGTTCCTTCCGGAACCGGGTGCTCGATAGCTACTACCGCAACTTCTACTCGCGCGGCGACTTCGCGAGCAACCGGATCGCACAGACCCAGTTCGGGACGCGCGTCCCCTTCGCCCACGGCGAGTTCCTCGACCACATCACGGACATGCCGTCGAAGTACCGGACCCGGGCGGTGCCGTTCACGGGCGGCAAGGTGCCGTACGGCACGGCCCCGCTGAAGCTCGAACTCCAGCGCGCGCTGAACCACGGCCTCGAAGACATCCCCTACGAGCGGACGAAGGTCGCCCCGTCGCGGCCGCTGTGGCAACACGCCGCCGGGTTCGTTATCTCGAAGTCCTACGACCGCCTCAAGTCCAAGACGACCTACGGCGGGAAGACGATGATCGGGGAGTGGTACCGCAACCACGACGAGTTCCGCGAGTACCTCGACGGCCTCATCGCCGACGCTGCCGACCGGCCCTTCTTCGACGAGGACGTCCTCCGCGAGCTCCAGTACGACCTCCTGCGCGCCGAGGGGTCGATGAGCCCGCTCGCGTCGGTCACCACCCTGGAGATCTGGCTCCAGGAGCACGTCGACGCCTGA